The Kitasatospora sp. NBC_01287 genome contains a region encoding:
- a CDS encoding roadblock/LC7 domain-containing protein, whose protein sequence is MIQQRTNMDWMLKELADGVPYARHVIVLSADGLRMAQHGTDADTADRLAAACAGLQSLAGAVGQEFPHGDGRMRLVVIEMSGGFFYLMAAGARAYLAVLADEGVDAGLMGQRMRDLVARIGEHLSTPPRSGEQVA, encoded by the coding sequence GTGATTCAGCAGCGGACCAACATGGACTGGATGCTCAAGGAGCTGGCGGACGGCGTCCCGTACGCCCGCCATGTCATCGTCCTCTCCGCCGACGGCCTGCGGATGGCCCAGCACGGCACCGACGCCGACACCGCCGACCGCCTGGCCGCCGCCTGCGCCGGCCTGCAGAGCCTGGCCGGTGCGGTGGGACAGGAGTTCCCGCACGGCGACGGCCGGATGCGGCTGGTGGTGATCGAGATGAGCGGCGGCTTCTTCTACCTGATGGCGGCCGGCGCCCGGGCCTACCTCGCGGTGCTGGCCGACGAGGGGGTGGACGCCGGGCTGATGGGCCAGCGGATGCGCGACCTGGTCGCGCGGATCGGTGAACACCTCAGCACGCCTCCGCGCAGCGGCGAGCAGGTCGCGTGA
- a CDS encoding ATP-binding protein — MLRAGTPLAGRGSAPVLGWLLPVVVTAAAAVLASAVASTGARAGVAWCGVVATAAVAAEAARRGRALAALRVWCDQQENELRRRLARQEAATVRLARIALPEAVARLQRGQSTEDVLRAYEPHDALVEPEFEAALLAVLRTVLEAVDNEEGMRESAQRAFVNIARRVQAIVHRQAQDLREMEDRHGNDPAVFGDLLSLDHGNALIGRLADSIAVLGGARPGRQWSRSVPLYSVLRGGMSRILDYQRVELHPVSEVAVVGPAVEPLIHALAELLDNATRYSPPHTLVHLTAVEVQTGIAIEIEDGGLSLSEEGRARAERMLREAQAGIDLNDLGETPRLGLAVVGRLSQAYGFQVSLRPSAYGGVRAVLIVPQQYITTVPATGLAHGIGVASGPRSTDSARRGPATVSAVPTRASFGSFGGSATGASSGSFGGSFGGSFGGSSLASAAGSAPTGLSGPGRDEGGIPLVTERTPNGLPQRRRHAAPLRTGAPAAAKAAEPAQAPAQAPVQPGIWLTAFTDGVNGRTPSAGAGGDTTEESSGKGEQ; from the coding sequence ATGCTTCGTGCTGGAACGCCCCTCGCGGGCCGGGGCTCCGCTCCCGTTCTCGGGTGGCTCCTGCCGGTGGTCGTGACGGCGGCCGCCGCCGTCCTCGCCTCGGCGGTGGCCTCCACCGGTGCCCGCGCCGGAGTCGCCTGGTGCGGGGTGGTGGCCACCGCGGCGGTGGCCGCCGAGGCGGCGCGCCGGGGGCGTGCGCTGGCGGCCCTGCGCGTGTGGTGCGACCAGCAGGAGAACGAGCTGCGCCGCCGGCTGGCCCGGCAGGAGGCCGCGACGGTCCGACTGGCGCGGATCGCGCTGCCCGAGGCGGTCGCCCGGCTGCAGCGCGGCCAGTCCACCGAGGACGTGCTCAGGGCGTACGAGCCCCACGACGCGCTGGTGGAACCGGAGTTCGAGGCGGCCCTGCTGGCCGTGCTGCGCACCGTCCTGGAGGCCGTCGACAACGAGGAGGGCATGCGCGAGTCCGCCCAGCGGGCCTTCGTCAACATCGCCCGCCGCGTGCAGGCGATCGTGCACCGCCAGGCCCAGGACCTGCGCGAGATGGAGGACCGGCACGGCAACGATCCGGCCGTCTTCGGCGACCTGTTGAGCCTGGACCACGGCAACGCGCTGATCGGCCGTCTCGCCGACAGCATCGCGGTCCTCGGCGGCGCCCGCCCGGGGCGGCAGTGGAGCAGGTCGGTGCCGCTGTACAGCGTGCTGCGCGGCGGCATGTCGCGGATCCTGGACTACCAGCGGGTCGAGCTGCACCCGGTCTCCGAGGTGGCCGTGGTCGGACCCGCCGTCGAGCCGCTCATCCACGCCCTCGCCGAACTCCTCGACAACGCCACCCGCTACTCGCCGCCGCACACCCTGGTGCACCTGACCGCCGTCGAGGTGCAGACCGGCATAGCGATCGAGATCGAGGACGGCGGCCTCAGCCTCAGCGAGGAGGGCCGCGCCCGCGCCGAGCGGATGCTCCGGGAGGCGCAGGCCGGCATCGACCTCAACGACCTCGGCGAGACACCCAGGCTCGGCCTCGCCGTGGTCGGCCGCCTCTCGCAGGCGTACGGGTTCCAGGTCTCGCTGCGACCCTCCGCCTACGGCGGCGTGCGCGCCGTGCTGATCGTGCCGCAGCAGTACATCACCACGGTGCCCGCCACCGGCCTGGCGCACGGCATCGGCGTCGCCTCCGGGCCCCGGTCGACGGACAGCGCGCGGCGGGGGCCGGCGACGGTGTCCGCCGTCCCCACGCGGGCGTCCTTCGGGTCCTTCGGCGGGTCGGCCACCGGGGCGTCCAGCGGTTCGTTCGGCGGTTCGTTCGGCGGTTCGTTCGGGGGGTCCTCCCTCGCGTCCGCCGCCGGCTCCGCCCCGACGGGCCTCTCGGGGCCGGGCCGGGACGAGGGCGGGATCCCGCTGGTGACCGAGCGGACCCCCAACGGCCTGCCGCAGCGCCGCCGCCATGCCGCGCCCCTGCGGACGGGCGCCCCCGCGGCCGCGAAGGCCGCCGAGCCGGCCCAGGCGCCGGCCCAGGCGCCGGTCCAGCCCGGTATCTGGCTGACCGCGTTCACCGACGGGGTGAACGGCCGCACGCCGTCCGCCGGCGCGGGCGGCGACACCACCGAAGAGTCGTCAGGGAAGGGCGAGCAGTGA
- a CDS encoding YihY/virulence factor BrkB family protein has protein sequence MSVLTRLDSYQRRRPWLGKAIAVGYKFADDRSSYLAALIAYYGFLSLFPMLLLLVTALGFALHGDPHLQQQVLHSALRQFPVIGDQLGQNIRSFHGSGVALAVGIGGSLYGALGVASAIQNAFNTIWAVPQHRRPTALAARLRGLLLLAILATGIVLSSGLAALTASAHAWGTSLDLGVRAAAVPVSVAVDAGLLLLTFKVLTDRHLRVRLLWPEALGGALVWQVLLAVSTYYIGHQLRGATATYGLFGIVLGLLAWIYLGAVTLVVCAQSAAVRSRQLWPRSVAASFTDDAELTSADRRAYASYAAAAAYKPYEEISVEFHQSPARAGDSDARPDPDVRPDPGARPLPEARPLPEARPLPEARPLPEARPGDRAATPATPTGPSAPPRG, from the coding sequence ATGAGTGTGCTGACCCGACTCGACAGCTACCAGCGGCGGCGCCCCTGGCTCGGCAAGGCCATCGCCGTCGGCTACAAGTTCGCCGATGACCGGAGCAGCTACCTCGCCGCTCTGATCGCCTACTACGGCTTCCTGTCCCTCTTCCCGATGCTGCTGCTCCTGGTCACCGCGCTGGGCTTCGCGCTGCACGGCGACCCCCACCTGCAGCAGCAGGTCCTGCACTCCGCGCTCCGGCAGTTCCCGGTCATCGGAGACCAGTTGGGCCAGAACATCCGCTCCTTCCACGGCAGCGGGGTCGCGCTGGCGGTGGGCATCGGGGGCAGCCTGTACGGCGCCCTCGGGGTGGCGTCGGCGATCCAGAACGCGTTCAACACCATCTGGGCCGTCCCGCAGCACCGCCGGCCGACCGCGCTCGCCGCCAGGCTGCGCGGCCTGCTGCTGCTGGCCATCCTCGCGACCGGCATCGTGCTCTCCAGCGGGCTGGCCGCGCTGACCGCCTCCGCGCACGCCTGGGGCACCTCGCTCGACCTGGGGGTGCGCGCGGCCGCCGTGCCGGTCTCGGTGGCGGTCGACGCGGGCCTGCTGCTGCTCACCTTCAAGGTGCTGACCGACCGCCACCTGCGGGTCCGGCTGCTCTGGCCCGAGGCACTGGGCGGGGCCCTGGTCTGGCAGGTACTGCTGGCGGTGAGCACCTACTACATAGGGCACCAACTGCGCGGCGCCACGGCCACCTACGGGCTCTTCGGCATCGTCCTGGGCCTGCTCGCCTGGATCTACCTGGGCGCCGTGACCCTGGTCGTCTGCGCGCAGAGCGCGGCGGTACGGAGCCGGCAGCTGTGGCCCCGCAGCGTCGCCGCCTCGTTCACCGACGACGCCGAGCTGACCAGCGCCGACCGCCGGGCCTACGCCTCCTACGCGGCCGCCGCGGCCTACAAGCCGTACGAGGAGATCAGCGTCGAGTTCCACCAGTCGCCCGCCCGCGCGGGCGACTCTGACGCCCGACCCGACCCCGACGTCCGGCCCGACCCCGGGGCCCGCCCGCTCCCGGAGGCCCGTCCGCTCCCGGAGGCCCGACCGCTCCCGGAGGCCCGACCGCTCCCGGAGGCCCGCCCCGGCGACCGCGCGGCCACGCCGGCCACGCCGACCGGACCGAGCGCGCCACCGCGCGGCTGA
- a CDS encoding HAD family phosphatase, translating into MISEPPGPGAVKCVLFDVDGTLIDAVDNQRQVWRTWAERYGLDPDQVYRTALRTRPLETFAQVAPDQDPSECLAVLHALEDEDVRSGVYAAFDGASELLGALPPGSWALVTSNYEHRVRGRFARTGLPVPEVLVDAAAVAEGKPSPVPYLRAAARLGVEPAHCLVIEDAPSGVESGLRAGMTVWGVNAPVAVDGVHRHFGSLREAVRDILAVTSGAVTSGSRPRRLEGPAAVE; encoded by the coding sequence GTGATCAGCGAACCGCCCGGGCCCGGGGCCGTGAAGTGTGTCCTGTTCGATGTCGACGGCACGTTGATCGATGCCGTCGACAATCAGCGCCAGGTCTGGCGGACGTGGGCGGAGCGGTACGGGCTGGACCCTGACCAGGTCTACCGGACGGCGCTGCGGACGAGACCGTTGGAGACTTTCGCGCAGGTCGCTCCGGACCAGGACCCGAGCGAGTGCCTGGCGGTGCTGCACGCGCTGGAGGACGAGGACGTCCGATCCGGTGTCTACGCGGCCTTCGACGGCGCTTCGGAACTGCTGGGCGCCCTGCCGCCGGGCTCCTGGGCGCTGGTGACCTCGAACTACGAGCACCGGGTACGCGGCCGCTTCGCCCGGACCGGCCTGCCGGTGCCGGAGGTCCTGGTGGACGCGGCGGCCGTCGCGGAGGGCAAGCCGTCACCCGTGCCCTATCTGCGGGCCGCCGCGCGGCTCGGCGTCGAACCGGCGCACTGCCTGGTCATCGAGGACGCCCCTTCCGGGGTGGAATCCGGTCTGCGCGCGGGGATGACGGTGTGGGGCGTCAACGCGCCCGTGGCGGTGGATGGCGTGCACCGCCACTTCGGGAGCCTGCGTGAGGCGGTCCGCGACATCCTCGCCGTCACGTCCGGTGCCGTCACGTCCGGTAGCCGCCCTCGCCGACTGGAGGGGCCGGCCGCGGTGGAGTGA
- a CDS encoding DUF742 domain-containing protein, with protein MSAADQEDRVAGGPARLYVITRGRSGLAGPTAFDLVTLIVSRAEPTPTMQPEQAAILRICGSPLSVAEVSAYLRLPASVVTVLLADLLAEGRIEARAAVPAAVLPERALLEAVIHGLQRL; from the coding sequence ATGAGCGCAGCCGACCAGGAGGACCGGGTCGCGGGCGGCCCCGCGCGGCTCTACGTGATCACGCGCGGCCGCAGCGGCCTGGCCGGGCCGACCGCCTTCGACCTGGTCACCCTGATCGTCTCGCGCGCCGAGCCGACGCCGACCATGCAGCCCGAGCAGGCGGCGATCCTGCGCATCTGCGGTTCGCCGCTCTCGGTGGCGGAGGTCTCCGCCTACCTGCGGCTGCCGGCCAGCGTGGTCACCGTGCTGCTGGCGGACCTCCTCGCCGAGGGGCGGATCGAGGCCCGCGCCGCCGTCCCGGCGGCCGTCCTGCCCGAGCGCGCCCTCTTGGAGGCGGTGATCCATGGACTCCAGCGACTCTGA
- a CDS encoding ATP/GTP-binding protein translates to MDSSDSETVLGPSRADLLPDSAAMAVKVVIVGGFGVGKTTLVGSVSEIRPLTTEETMTQAGAGVDDLAGVERKTSTTVAMDFGRISISDELVLYVFGTPGQERFWFLWNGLFEGALGAVVLVDTRRLEVSFEVIGRLEDRGVPFVVAVNSFPESPAYPIEELRTALDLPPQVPIVACDARARESGRDVLMALMRYLYDLSAPPAP, encoded by the coding sequence ATGGACTCCAGCGACTCTGAGACCGTGCTGGGACCCAGCCGCGCGGACCTGCTGCCGGATTCGGCCGCGATGGCGGTCAAGGTGGTGATCGTGGGCGGCTTCGGCGTCGGCAAGACGACCCTGGTCGGCTCGGTGAGCGAGATCCGCCCGCTGACCACCGAGGAGACGATGACCCAGGCCGGCGCGGGCGTCGACGACCTCGCCGGGGTCGAGCGCAAGACCTCCACCACGGTCGCGATGGACTTCGGCCGGATCAGCATCAGCGACGAACTGGTGCTGTACGTCTTCGGGACCCCGGGCCAGGAGCGGTTCTGGTTCCTGTGGAACGGCCTGTTCGAGGGAGCGCTCGGCGCGGTCGTGCTGGTCGACACCCGCCGGCTGGAGGTCAGCTTCGAGGTGATCGGGCGGCTGGAGGACCGCGGCGTGCCGTTCGTCGTCGCCGTCAACAGCTTCCCCGAGTCCCCCGCCTACCCGATCGAGGAGCTGCGGACCGCCCTGGACCTGCCCCCGCAGGTGCCGATCGTCGCCTGCGACGCCAGGGCCCGGGAGTCCGGCCGGGACGTCCTGATGGCCCTGATGCGCTACCTGTACGACCTCTCGGCCCCGCCCGCGCCGTGA
- a CDS encoding cytochrome P450: protein MTTPFADDTSRTPPPGCPAHGLDTQGLGGAGLDATGLDAAGLDPHGLDAAGLRRLYGPEAEADPVGLYEKLRAEHGEVAPVLLHGDLPAWLILGHSANLTAMRTPSRFSRDSRRWSAFQQGKVAADSPLMPVIAWQPLCVFADGEEHKRLRGAVTDSLNRFDRRGIRRHVTRFADQLIQEFGPTGRADLVAQFAERLPMLVMTQVVGMPEEYGPQLVDAARDLMKGTETAIASNDYVVATLRRMMDRKRVSPGADLVSWLMQHGAGLTDDEVLEHLRVVLLAANETTVNLIADTLKLVLTDPRFRAHLSGGHMTLPDALDQVLWDSPPMSLVAGRWATGDTELGGRRIKAGDMLLLGLAAGNTDPAVRPDLAKPLHGNRSHLSFGGGPHECPGQDIGRAIAETGIDILLTRLPDLQLAVEEEELAWVAPWLSRHLVELPVSFAARTAQAEAEADSAAPAAPAVLAASAPPGLPGLPVPPMPSAPPAAQAPLLAPAAVPRQRRGWWSTLAGLFRR from the coding sequence GTGACCACCCCGTTCGCTGACGACACCTCCCGCACCCCGCCGCCCGGTTGTCCGGCCCACGGCCTCGACACACAAGGCCTCGGAGGTGCCGGGCTCGACGCAACCGGCCTCGACGCAGCCGGCCTCGACCCGCACGGTCTCGACGCCGCCGGCCTGCGCCGCCTCTACGGACCGGAGGCCGAGGCCGACCCGGTGGGCCTGTACGAGAAGCTGCGCGCCGAGCACGGCGAGGTCGCGCCGGTCCTGCTGCACGGCGACCTGCCGGCCTGGCTGATCCTCGGCCACAGCGCGAACCTGACCGCCATGCGCACCCCCTCCCGGTTCTCCCGCGACTCGCGCCGCTGGTCGGCCTTCCAGCAGGGCAAGGTCGCCGCCGACTCCCCGCTCATGCCGGTGATCGCCTGGCAGCCGCTCTGCGTCTTCGCGGACGGGGAGGAGCACAAGCGTCTGCGCGGAGCGGTCACCGACAGCCTGAACCGCTTCGACCGGCGCGGGATCCGCCGCCACGTCACCCGCTTCGCCGACCAGCTGATCCAGGAGTTCGGCCCGACCGGCCGGGCCGACCTGGTGGCCCAGTTCGCCGAACGCCTGCCGATGCTCGTGATGACGCAGGTGGTCGGGATGCCCGAGGAGTACGGGCCCCAACTGGTCGACGCCGCCCGCGACCTGATGAAGGGCACCGAGACGGCGATCGCGAGCAACGACTACGTGGTGGCGACGCTGCGCCGGATGATGGACCGCAAGCGGGTGTCGCCCGGCGCCGACCTGGTCTCCTGGCTGATGCAGCACGGCGCCGGGCTCACCGACGACGAGGTGCTGGAACACCTGCGGGTGGTGCTGCTCGCCGCGAACGAGACGACCGTCAACCTGATCGCGGACACCCTGAAGCTCGTCCTGACCGACCCCCGGTTCCGCGCCCACCTGTCCGGCGGCCACATGACGCTGCCCGACGCGCTGGACCAGGTCCTCTGGGACTCCCCGCCGATGTCGCTGGTCGCGGGCCGCTGGGCCACCGGTGACACCGAGCTCGGCGGCCGGCGGATCAAGGCCGGCGACATGCTGCTGCTCGGGCTGGCGGCCGGCAACACCGACCCGGCCGTCCGCCCCGACCTGGCGAAGCCGCTGCACGGCAACCGCTCCCACCTCTCCTTCGGCGGCGGCCCCCACGAGTGCCCCGGCCAGGACATCGGCCGGGCCATCGCGGAGACCGGCATCGACATCCTGCTGACCCGCCTGCCCGACCTGCAACTCGCCGTTGAGGAGGAAGAGTTGGCCTGGGTGGCGCCCTGGCTCTCGCGGCACCTGGTCGAGCTTCCGGTGAGTTTCGCCGCGCGGACCGCGCAGGCGGAGGCGGAGGCGGACAGTGCGGCGCCCGCCGCTCCCGCCGTGCTCGCGGCTTCCGCCCCGCCCGGTCTGCCCGGTCTGCCCGTGCCGCCCATGCCGTCCGCGCCGCCCGCCGCCCAGGCGCCGCTCCTCGCGCCCGCCGCCGTGCCCCGGCAGCGCCGCGGCTGGTGGAGCACGCTGGCCGGGCTGTTCCGCCGCTGA
- a CDS encoding HAMP domain-containing sensor histidine kinase, whose product MTSPEQPRSRTVPTRTALTRTALTRTALTRTALTRTARPARAGVGALAGGGRALRGAGRRVLRPTRAGWRRLALRTRAALIGAVVGLLGFGTVTLWVRDSLHEELLLKAQDQAFSAMQNISENLPAPPAPVYQGADYLMMSQDGRMLHRAGELAALPQRSDDQWAALFPPADPRDMVSSWGFPMTPVRLPTWMQDAPIGLKPDTLRTYHFLTFASVRDLTSAELAGYSGQSGLPAQRVTGYVLVDESTVDQATTQVTEMLCWSLLPGGALLAAATTWLTAGLALRPVESIRRRMARIGNGAFGERVPLLPSRDGIARLVVTTNETLDKLEHALAEQRRLVADASHELRSPLAVLRTTLEVPLLRPGPQGADWPVVVADALAGTERLQHLAEDLLLLARTDEAAEASQHSVDLHDLVEEQLAERGHTDPGLQWRGTVEAARVPGRDPLVGRVLRNLLDNAARYATSQVDVSLRTTDGWAVLTVADDGPGIPVADRQRVFERFVRLDSARARSTGGAGLGLALARGIARSLGGTVIAEPPDSGRGAQLSVRLPLAP is encoded by the coding sequence GTGACCAGTCCAGAACAGCCGCGCAGCCGCACCGTCCCGACCCGCACTGCCCTGACCCGTACCGCCCTGACCCGTACCGCCCTGACCCGTACCGCCCTGACCCGTACCGCCCGCCCCGCCCGTGCCGGGGTCGGCGCGCTCGCGGGCGGCGGGCGGGCGCTGCGGGGGGCCGGACGGCGGGTGCTGCGGCCGACCCGGGCGGGCTGGCGGCGGCTGGCGCTGCGGACCAGGGCCGCGCTGATCGGCGCGGTGGTGGGGTTGCTCGGCTTCGGCACGGTCACCCTCTGGGTCCGCGACTCGCTGCACGAGGAACTGCTGCTGAAAGCCCAGGACCAGGCCTTCAGCGCGATGCAGAACATCAGCGAGAACCTCCCGGCGCCCCCCGCCCCGGTCTACCAGGGCGCCGATTACCTGATGATGTCGCAGGACGGCCGGATGCTGCACCGCGCCGGCGAGCTCGCCGCGCTCCCGCAGCGGTCCGACGACCAGTGGGCGGCGCTCTTCCCGCCGGCCGACCCGCGCGACATGGTGTCCAGCTGGGGCTTCCCGATGACCCCGGTCCGGCTGCCCACCTGGATGCAGGACGCCCCGATCGGCCTGAAGCCCGACACCCTCCGCACGTACCACTTCCTCACGTTCGCCAGCGTGCGCGACCTCACCAGTGCGGAGCTGGCCGGCTACTCCGGGCAGAGCGGCCTCCCCGCCCAGCGGGTCACCGGCTACGTGCTGGTCGACGAGAGCACGGTCGACCAGGCGACGACGCAGGTCACCGAGATGCTCTGCTGGTCCCTGCTCCCCGGCGGGGCGCTCCTGGCGGCCGCGACGACCTGGTTGACCGCCGGCCTGGCACTGCGTCCGGTGGAGTCGATCCGCCGCCGGATGGCGCGGATCGGCAACGGCGCCTTCGGCGAGCGGGTGCCGCTGCTGCCGTCGCGGGACGGCATCGCCCGCCTGGTGGTCACCACCAACGAGACGCTCGACAAGCTGGAGCACGCGCTGGCGGAGCAGCGCCGGCTGGTCGCGGACGCCTCGCACGAGCTGCGCAGTCCGCTGGCCGTGCTGCGCACCACCCTGGAGGTGCCGCTGCTGCGGCCCGGGCCGCAGGGCGCCGACTGGCCGGTGGTGGTGGCGGACGCGCTGGCCGGCACGGAGCGGCTGCAGCACCTGGCCGAGGACCTGCTGCTGCTGGCCAGGACGGACGAGGCGGCCGAGGCCTCGCAGCACAGCGTCGACCTGCACGACCTGGTCGAGGAGCAGCTGGCCGAGCGGGGGCACACCGACCCGGGTCTGCAATGGCGGGGCACAGTGGAGGCGGCGCGGGTGCCCGGCCGTGACCCGCTGGTCGGCCGGGTGCTGCGCAACCTGCTGGACAACGCCGCCCGGTACGCGACCAGCCAGGTCGACGTCTCCCTGCGGACCACCGACGGCTGGGCCGTGCTGACCGTGGCGGACGACGGCCCCGGCATACCCGTCGCGGACCGGCAGCGGGTCTTCGAGCGTTTCGTGCGGCTGGACAGCGCCCGCGCCCGGAGCACCGGCGGCGCGGGCCTGGGCCTGGCCCTGGCCCGCGGCATCGCGCGCTCCCTGGGCGGCACCGTGATCGCCGAGCCCCCGGACTCCGGACGCGGCGCCCAGCTCTCGGTCCGCCTGCCCCTGGCGCCGTGA
- a CDS encoding MFS transporter, whose amino-acid sequence MSRTIDNAPYTGFHRRLALACSGGPLLDGYILSIVGVALIGMRPDLGLSTAAVSLIGASALVGMFVGGALFGVLTDRIGREVMYTADLLVMAVCSVLSFWVDGVWALALLRFVLGMAVAADYPIATSLLAEWLPTKHRGRLLGKQIIAWYAGSVLAYVVGYLFLELAGPGSWRWMLASSTALCAVFLVIRRGSPESPRWLAANGRVGEAVALVEKHLGVRVDGRELLPRRTDQVRTSPLRQLLGPRYRRRTLFCGLFFFCQVGPLFAMLTFGPQILNSFGMGGGNLVDTLGTGVISLVFLIGCYPALRLIDTKGRRPTIIWSFALMIIPLTLLGVWPTAPAVIAVLALCAYAFLCGGPNVLDWTYPNELFPTEIRATAVGLATSVSRIGAAVGTYLLPLSLTGLGTGPTMLIAAGVTALGLVVCVLWAEETRGMALGTTTEPRAATAEPRATAAETALVR is encoded by the coding sequence ATGTCCCGCACCATCGACAACGCGCCGTATACCGGCTTCCACCGGAGGCTGGCGCTCGCCTGCTCCGGCGGCCCCCTGCTCGACGGCTACATCCTCAGCATCGTCGGCGTGGCCCTGATCGGCATGCGCCCCGACCTCGGCCTGAGCACCGCGGCGGTGAGCCTGATCGGCGCCTCCGCACTGGTCGGCATGTTCGTCGGCGGCGCGCTCTTCGGCGTGCTGACCGACCGGATCGGCCGCGAGGTGATGTACACCGCCGACCTGCTCGTGATGGCCGTCTGCTCGGTGCTGTCGTTCTGGGTGGACGGCGTGTGGGCCCTGGCGCTGCTGCGCTTCGTGCTCGGGATGGCCGTCGCCGCGGACTACCCGATCGCCACCTCGCTGCTGGCCGAGTGGCTGCCGACCAAGCACCGCGGGCGCCTGCTGGGCAAGCAGATCATCGCCTGGTACGCCGGCTCGGTCCTGGCGTACGTGGTCGGCTACCTCTTCCTCGAACTCGCCGGGCCCGGCAGCTGGCGCTGGATGCTGGCCAGCTCCACGGCGCTCTGCGCGGTCTTCCTGGTGATCCGGCGCGGCTCCCCCGAATCGCCCCGCTGGCTGGCCGCCAACGGCCGGGTCGGCGAGGCGGTGGCCCTCGTGGAGAAGCACCTGGGCGTGCGGGTCGACGGGCGGGAACTGCTGCCGCGGCGCACGGACCAGGTACGGACCAGCCCGCTGCGCCAGTTGCTCGGCCCGCGCTACCGGCGCCGGACCCTCTTCTGCGGGCTGTTCTTCTTCTGCCAGGTGGGACCGCTGTTCGCGATGCTGACCTTCGGTCCGCAGATCCTGAACTCCTTCGGCATGGGCGGCGGCAACCTCGTGGACACGCTCGGCACCGGCGTGATCAGCCTGGTCTTCCTGATCGGCTGCTACCCGGCGCTGCGGCTGATCGACACCAAGGGGCGCCGCCCGACCATCATCTGGTCCTTCGCCCTGATGATCATCCCGCTCACCCTGCTCGGCGTCTGGCCGACCGCCCCGGCCGTGATCGCGGTCCTGGCGCTCTGCGCGTACGCCTTCCTCTGCGGCGGGCCGAACGTGCTGGACTGGACGTATCCGAACGAGCTCTTCCCCACCGAGATCCGCGCGACCGCCGTGGGCCTTGCCACCTCGGTGAGCCGGATCGGCGCGGCGGTCGGCACGTATCTGCTGCCACTCTCGCTCACCGGCCTGGGCACCGGGCCGACCATGCTGATCGCCGCCGGGGTCACCGCGCTGGGGCTGGTGGTCTGCGTGCTCTGGGCCGAGGAGACCAGGGGCATGGCGCTGGGCACGACCACCGAGCCCCGGGCCGCCACCGCCGAGCCCCGGGCCACCGCCGCCGAGACGGCGCTGGTCCGCTGA